One Acropora palmata chromosome 2, jaAcrPala1.3, whole genome shotgun sequence genomic window, aagacaacaacaacgacacaCAAACACACAACATCTGCCATCGaaacttgaaatgaaatgcGACCTTATCCTTGGTTTACTGTGACCAAAGTCTCGGCAAAAAACTGTTGCATTACATTTGTTCTATTTACGCGACTTCTTAGTACTATCAAGCTAGTTAGGCTGAACACGTAGCATTTCAATGAAGCGGcgtaaataataatagtaatagtaaatGACAGAATATGGGcattagccaatcacaatGAGAAGAAGATTCATGCAGCGGACACCAAAAGGCGGGAAAACGCCCGCCAGTGGGTCACAGTTTGCCTTCCTTATTGTGTTGATGTGCAGAAGAGTTTTCAGCGAATCACCGCTCgtcaaaattcaaagaaacgGGGCAACTAGAGTTATTGAACCCTGAACATTCGGTCCGCGATTAAAAGCTGACAAAACACACTATTCATCAGCAGTcctctgtttctttttcttttttttcttcggagGTTCGTCGGACTCCTCTTCCTTTACGGCCGCTGCGACAACTTCTtgtgcttcttcttcttcctcgtcctcctctgtttttctcttctctcctttgcccttctttttcttttccttcttacTGCTCCCATCATCATGGCCGTTTTCAACAAGCACAGATTCCTCCTCTTCTTCCTCAACAGGTTCCtccttcacttttttttccttctttttctttttctttttcttctcgcTCGTGCCTCCGTTTGTCCTTGTGCTCTGCTCGTTAAACTCCGCGATGGCGTCTTTCATGACATCAATGTTCTTGCGTGGTGTATCTCCTGTTTCGTAGAACTTCAGCCGGTCTTCAACCTGCTCGTGCAACTTTTGACCGAATAAGTTCGTTTGTGTTTCTGTaagaacaacaataacaaaaaagtcaaaatgtaTCTAAGGAACGCCTTTGAAGGCAACTTCAAGAACATGATAAAGAACTGAGGgtaaaataactttttcaGGTTTTGGGCTTAACATATCATCCTTTAAGAAAATGTTTACCGtactgtcaaaaaaaaaaaagattgattaTTTATCTACTTGCTTCGCCACTTGATGAATGGCCACTGCCATTCACTCTAAAAAAATTACCTGAAAAGCAATCAATTCTTGACGCGATAGAACATTTGTTTGCCAAGTATCTTGAGATTCGACCCTTGTTTTTGGCACCTGCACGACCGATGAACGAGGAATGGAAAATGAGTCCGTACTTCGGAGTGTTGCCTTTCTTTTTAAGTGCCCTACGAGGAAATATAGTACCaaacgttattactcctttgGTATACCAAGATATGAAAGAGACTATTGCAAGTAATACTTAACATTGAAAATTCACGTTGAAGAAAACTGGCATTGGCCTTTGGAAACGCTAATGCAATCtttcaaaaagtgaaaaaaaaaaagaccacgTGCATTTGGTACGGcatcaataaattttatttctttgccaGTTTATGTCTGGCCAATTGCTACGGGTTCTTCTTTAGATTATGGAGGAACTGAGATGTTAGTCACCTGAACAAAGCTTTCTCGGCTCCAAGAATTTGAACAGTCGAAGCGGGATACTTGGCGAGATTTGTCAAGCTTCCTGCGTGAGAAATTAACCGAGCTCCAACCTTTACAAAACAAGATAGAATTCCAACAGTAAAGGCAAATCGTCTTCTAACGTACAAGAAATACAATAAAGAAGATTTAGTTCGTAACAAATGTAAATAAGGTGGCAAGGGTCAACTTAGGTCCGTAAAAGGATTACGAAATTAACGTAAGGAGCGTTTGGCCTTTGTCAGAGAGAATAGAGATATTGTGGGTTGTGTGTGTTTACACAGGGACCCGAGGATGATGCAGCTATTACATTGTTGAAGAACGGTTGTGAGAACATATGAATACGGTGGTTATTTGCTCCttataaaatcattttattcaCCTTACTGAAATGGTTACTCGATCCGAATTAAGTTTCCAATATTAATTAGCAAATTTATCATGACCAGCTTATTTCCACGTGTTTATTACCTGCTCTCCAACAAGGCAGGCCAAGTTTGGAGCCACTTGATTCATCTTTGAGATTAAATAGCCGTGAAGACTTTTCCTGTAGTCTGCCAGGCCGATcacttttgatgcaaaaacCTGAATATTTATCAAATCAATTGGCGATATATCCATTCCTGAAAAATTAGTGGAGCAAAATCAAAAGGTATCCGGATGTTTCGCCCGAAAGCCTGTTCGCCCGACGGAGATTCGCCCGGAACTATAGATGATTCGCCCGATGATACCCGATGATATTTAATTGACTGATACACGCAATATCGTAACGAAACTATTCTGTAAAACTTGTAACTATTTATCCGCCTCGGTGTAATAAGGCCGCCGAATTTGAAGGGTCGGAGAGCACCTTGTAAATAAATGGCAAGAAATAAAGCACTTAAAATAGTAGTGTAAAATGGGTTTTACGCTACGTTGAAATATCTGTTCCACCTGGCTTGACAATGagcaggggtttcaataactTCTGAAATAGCCGACCATGATAGCCCATTGAAGGCGGCAGTTTGAGAAGTTTATGATAGCATTGTTAGTGAAAATCAAGGCAAACTAGCCGGCGGTAACCGGCTTCTGTTGGAACCCCCTGAATGAGTCTATATTTGTAGCGATTGTTTGAAGTAGCACGGCAAGCGTGGTTTTCTGAAGGCAGTGCGGccaagtatgtatgtatgtattgCTGGCAAATTCTAACCATTTTATTTCGTAATGGCGATGGTGAAAACTGGGCACAGTTGAATTGCAATTTGAATTGCAATGGAAAACCTGAAAACGCgaccaaatttgaattacaatgggaaaaaattaacaaaaggaTATATGGCTGGCATTTCGATCCTTCAGAGACGGCACTGTCAGTATAAAAAGACCAGCAATTAAGTATATCACCACCCGTTCGCAAGAACATCTCTCGTAACTCAATAAGTAAGCTACGTTAAACAGATCAAAGTAATTAATAACATGGAAGAATTTTATTGTGTCTCCTGTTCGGAAATTGTAACAACGCGCCAAGAGGCGTTACTGTGCGACGGATGTGAAAGATGGCAACATCGACGCTGTGGCACTGGAATCACAAGAGAAACATATAGGAGAGCAGTCAGAGAGGGTGTGGAGATACCATGGAAATGCCTCTTTTGCAAAGACGAGGAACCGTTGCCGATAGCTGAGAGCACTATGATCGATACgggtatgttttttttctttattttaactCAGCACATAAAAGGAAGGAAGAAGGGAGAGTCGAATTGTTTGAAGTACAACCAGGAGTTCCAAATTTTTAAATATCCCTCTTTTTAAAACTGCCTCTGGACAGAGAACTTTTTATTACCGAACTGTTAGCATATGGAATTCCTTGGAATCTAATTTGAAACTTTGTAGCAACGAAATAATCTTGAAGAAGCGTTTAAGGAACAAACTGCTAAGGGATTTTTTAGGAAGTGATTGCTATCGTGATAAGTAGTTATGTAATTGATAGTGATGATTGATTATTTTTAATCTTGTAAATAATTAcgtcaattattattttataattattattattcctgaAAAGCCCCTTTGGGGAGGTTCAataaagtatgtatgtatgtaagaAGTTATACACGCCATAATCCAAGCATCGGTCTGAAGGGTTCAATCCTTTTGTAATACAATAGCCTGTGAGAAATAGTCAGCATTCAGATAATACAAAATTCTCAACAAGTCGACCTACAGGCAACAATTATTgacaaattattatataatatattataataaGAACAAACCATGTGTACGTACCATACCATCTCTATCTTCAACAGAGATATCGGCGTTAGTATCGGGAGACGCGTTATTTACGGAAGGATCAACGGCAAACGAGAATTCTTTGAGTAAGTCAATTTGTTAGACATATAAGAATGCatatttattttagttttcgAGCTTCACCACATCAtttcgctctttttttttttgcaaactgATGAGCATGAAGCTTTTAGTCATTTAGTCCGCCGTAGTTAGGTGTGATTAATAGAGTTTTAACTTCCAGTTATAGGGACTGTTTTacttcaagtttttcaagtttttggactgttttcatatttttgtttcctttagAGCTTTTTAATTCGATAGTTGCATCGGTTAAGTTAAAACGTAACAACGTAAATGAAACTTATCATCAAAGGCTATTTCTTGTTCTATTAGTAAATATCCACATTACACTCACGCTACATCACGCGTGACCagtatttttgaaatttgaggGTTTTAGGGTTTTAGCCGCAGGTAGTTAGCTATGAACTTTCGctttattataaaataaacaatgttTCAAAAGTAAAAAGTATTTAAAGGGCTTGATGAATTATTGTTCCATAGCTCCAAATAGGATGTTCATTGCAGTCTCGCGGATAATGTCACGCGTGACCTAGCTCGACTGTAAGGTTACGAATGCATTCAGAATTTAATACCCATTGAAGATAATTTTAGAATATAAGAATGTAATGGAACTAGTAAAAGATAAAGTAATGAGGTTTGCCGTATTTTTAcatcaaaaattaacatttatcAGGGATAGTTTTAGTAACTATGTTAATTAAGTTTCGGTCGTCACAACATTACCATTTTAGCGTCCACCGTAAATAATTTAAGGTATGTCGGTTTGGGTTAGAAtattgtaatgtaatgtattCTAATGTATTATAGTGTAATGTATTGTAATTTATAATAGgatttcaaaaatgaaaaaaaaacgacaatcTTAAAATctcactaattttttttcacttcaatccGTGGACAGAGTTGTTTATCGGCGACGGTAATCTTACTTGATCGGaacatttaaggacggtgcctactattgttattgcgcatacgttctgcgcatctccagatactcggatttcctatcgccaatgcttactaatacagggatatttttgcgcggtttaaaactatccggagaaagtaggtcttagtaagtactctcggtatccaaaaagaaaattgggggtaaccatgcatttttgagaaataattaagcttcaatttgagaaagaacgccatacattgctttgtattttaaagctttttacagatattattcatgaattatatttgaaaaatgcgtggttacccccaattttctttttggatttcaataggacttgttaagacctacaattcctgcataatcacacgccggggaaaaaatatctttaattagtaggcaccgtccttaatgacACTTTTTATGAAACCGGCGAAAAGTGAATCAGGAGTCTTTCGCGAGGAAtcgcaaaaattaataagcgACATTCACGTGCCTTGTCCTAATGTTGTTAGTTTCATTGATTGGTATCATCGGGCGAATCGTCTTTAGCTTCGGGCGAATCTCCGTCGGGCGAACAGCCTTTCGGGCGAAACAACCGTAATTCAAATCAAAATGAGCTTGTCATACAACTATATAGAACAATAGTCTTGTTTTTATGTCAGTGAATCATTTTGTTTACTCACCCATAGATGATCTGGAAGCATCGTAAATTGCCTTAGCTACAGCTGAATCCATCACAATCTCTTCTAAGCCTTCAACTGAGTCCTTCGTCAAGTCCTTTCGTGATTTAACGAACTGAGCCACCCTTGCGTACATATAGTTGTCTGGAACAATCTTGACAAGTTCTGGGAAATGGTACGAATACCATTCTCTGAAAAggaacacacacacacatatacCAATTAATTTAGGAAAGAGTCCTTAGTTTGAATTCTGCTATTCAAGCCTTGATTCTTCACGGGCTTCTGTGTTTCAACTGCTCCCTTAGATGCAAAACCCATTAACTTAAGcactttttaaaatcagaATTAAATTATCTGATTTTCTACCTCATCATGTTGAGGACTGCAAGCATCTGTTCAGAGCCTAGCTTGCTGCTTACAAAACTGTGCAATACACTCACAATCTCTGTTTTCTTAGTGTATTTTTGCATCACGTTATAACCATAATAGCACATATCAATCAAGTTACAAAGTTCTGTTCTTAAAGGACTTTTCACTCCACTGTCATCTTTTCACCTCTTCTACTCGCTGCCCAATCACACGCCCCTCATTTAGATTTGTTTATATCTGGACCAGGACACCCtacattgttattttttccacaAAGTTTTACAAGATTATTCTTTGTAGCTAAATGGGTAGTATCATACCATTTGAGTAAATTCCAGCATGGTTAATAATGCTTTAGAATCACTGGCAACAAAAATTACCTCCAGGATTTCTGTTAGAATAACCTTTTCAGTACACTGCTatcaatttttgaaaaaactgtTACCCTTTCTCAAGTTTGGACTTGACATATTCCAAAAATCCCCAAAATTTTCATGTGGATAGCTTTTAATGGCAAAATTCTTCCCCTTTTCTCTTAGTAGTTTATAGGGAATGTCCTTATTTTTAGATCAAGTCATACCTGATTCTCATGGAGAAGGTGTTGATATCTTTATCCAGTTGATCCAATAAGCTAATGGACTGAATAATCATGTTATCCACACGATGGACATTAAACTTCACCTTTGCACGGGAGTAACTGTGTCCAAGACCCAGCTGTGCTTTGGCAGCCATTGGACCAGTCAGTCCTTTAATCATCTTCGCAAAGTGACATCGAATTCCCCTGAGGACTTCCAGCACCACTCCGCCAGATTCACAAAAGATGCTCACAGACTCCTGAATGGCGGCGCCAAGTTTTGGATCAGCTACACCCAATGcaacctttttcttcttctttccagTTGGTACATTTGCCTCCAAAAAAGTCTTGAGATCATCATGAACaacacctgaaaaatttttcacagtaacattaatttattttacgtCAACTATTATCCTGCAATTAGCAGTACCAACAGCATGATTGGCCTATTTGTTGGGTCATGTGTCAACACACGACCCTCTAAATTCaagagtttgttttggttgcaaagACATGCCCAAAACAGTTCATCATTTCCTGTAGATTTGGCCAATGagtataatttaatttgagaagacaatcaaatttctttcgtTTTAGGGTTTGATGCATGCCAATCATCAATGTTCTGCttcaataggccttttgcaactaacaATCACGTGGCACATAATctgccatgctggagggcaagctcattattattcctgcactgggacatcaaaacaaaggcaagtcaaacttcactggttcaggtctctttttttttataatcccagtgcgggaataataatgagcttgccctccagcatggcgctGGCCACAAAACGCCTATTTAAGTAAACATCTCATTGATGTTGTTTTCTCAGTCTATAAAGTTAATTATGGATCTTTGTTTTCCACCTTGAATTTACAGCCAACATGCTTTGGCTATAAATCAAAGGGGAAATAATCTACCAATAATTTACAGTTGGACCTTCGAATTTAGTAAAAGGTATGTATTCTCTACATTTTAGTCAGCATTGGCTGAAGGATAAGAATGTCAGACAACTCTCCCCAAAGACAATTATTGGTCCCGGATGATTTGCCCCCAGTCTTACCAAATGTGAAGAGAAGTACCTATTGGTCATTGACTGTTAGAGAGTTGGTGGCCCGTAAAAGAGCcgtgtttgtgtttttgtttatctttgcaaaaatttacattatttaaATGAGGCACTAATTTAACAACAAGGAATCACTCTCAGAAAGCAAACAGCAAGAACATAGTATGGTTAGTAGATTCAGGGGGCTAATTGTCCAAAGATGGGGGGCAAATCGTCCAAAAACTGGGGAGGGGGGAGTTGTCAGGGCTAATAATTGTCCTTGGGGCAAGTTGTCCAGATACCAAGGATAAACATAAAGCACACTTAGACACTGTAGCTAATCTTTGCTTTTACTTTTGATTGTAACTATGCAGGGTAGAAATGACCTAATTTGATTTCTAgggttcctttttttttgtttttgcaattaacaaaaatcaaaacaacatttgTTGTCCGATCCTCTCTTACTTAACACAATCACAAACAGTTGATGAAATTTCCGGGGAAAAACATGACAAAGTATGAGAGGgccataaaataaaaagttatgatacacagaaagaaaataatcattactTAGGGTTGTTTTCTGTATTTTTGAAGTAGGTCATTCAATTTGGATTTTGTGAGAGATTCTTTGAATGTGCTTACGTTGCTCTCTTTGATCGATCTTAATGATAAATGTTCAGTcgaaatttcaaaacaaaaaacctaCCCTAGACAactaaacaatgaaaattctgCCATTCCGTCAAACGTTCCACGTCAGCTCCGAAAATGACACTTGCATTAACTTAACAATCCAATCGGCATCTTCATTTaaactaaaaatttaatttcacgaACACATGATCGATCGAACAACACACATGACCCAAGCTTAATATGAGCAGAGAAATACCATTTCATTCCATCGATCATCgattcaaaacaataaaaccaAAGCACAAACCTTCCGATACGCAATTGGTGTTATCTAGTGCATTCGTTCCCGATTTGAAGGGTGAAAACGCAGAGAGTTTGATCAGTTTTCCGAACCGCGCAAGATCATTCACTGATTCTTGAACTTCTGGCAACAACACACCGATTTCTTCTTGTGCAATGACTTTGAAGACAGCATAGCCCGAAGCATGCTCATATAGCACGAAGAGAACCTGGAGAACGAAATAAACATGAATTTAATAGAGGAACGCTAAGATATATCGATCAATTCAGGCACAACAATGATAAGCTACCCACCATTTTCTTGCAATTTCGCAGCCTCGTGGCGCCGCTGTCGTTCCCAGGCTTTTATAACTCACGGACGTTAGCTTGCGAGACTAGACTGGACTAAGGCAAAAACGAATGCACGCTGGGTGGGACACCAGCTACGATGGACAGCAGAGCGGAAGTGTTGCCCATTTTACGGTCTTATTTCTGTCGCATTtcttctacaaaaaaaaaaaaataataaaactacGGGAGCTCATGTCCAACTCTTCTTCTCTCATCAAGCCAAGACTAATAATTAAGTCACTGGCTTTTAATTAAACACATGTTGCTAGAAGACAAATGTTAGGGAATGTTATAAGTCTAACttgtgaatgaaatgaatgtttTTGCCAGGAGCCTATCAGTAGGAGCCTCTATCTCCCCCACTGGGTTTGTACCCCAGCACAGGAGTAGACACAGCTATTTTTAGAACGAGATTTCGCGCGCAAAAACACAAGGGGGCACGCtcatccaatcaaatggcTTGTGCATGACATTGATGGATCTCTCATTAGTATGCACAAACTTTACTCAAATAATGGCGGACGCGTGCACTCCAAGCACAAAGTGAGGAAAGcgattcaaatgaaagtgttGGACTTTCGTCTTCGGATGGATTTTCGAAGTCTTCAAGCGATTCTTCTGAAGACGACTCACGGTCTGGGTTAGACAAACCAGCAGCACCAAGCCGAAAACGGGTTTGCTACCAAAGTCCTGAAGGTGCGAAGGGTCGTGTGAGGCTGGTGGGATCAAAGCAAGCAAATAGGAGGAAGCGTCTGCAGTAGAGCGAGAAATGAGATCAAAGCTTTTAGATTCTCCTAGAATCAGTTTCTCAGAGGGTTCCAAGAAGATGAAGAGGCCTAAACCGTCGAGTAGCCGTCGAGCGTCAATCGAGGAGGAGCTCAAGATAGTTGATTGTCTTATCCTGAAAGAGAAATTTAGTATCTAATTTGCCACGGTAGCAACCTCAACAAGTTTCCCAAAAAGTTCATTAAAATGTGTCAGAAAATAGTGAAACTGAAGGAAAGACTTGAAATGGACTCGTATTGTCTCTTCGCAGCTAAATGAAGAAAGTACGGTAAATACAGAACATGTGAATAGTATCCACCATGTTTTGGTTTCTAAACTAGCCAACACTCGCATCAACGAGTGCTTAAATACCAAAGTGGAGAGGGATCTAAAAACACAGAACAAAGTAGTTGACGCTGAAAACAACCAAAGGACAACTCTTAAGAGTTCTGCTTTGCAGACTAAAcggaaatgaaagtgaggacATTACAGCTTTAAATAGAGGATGCAAATAACAGGTCAGACAGGGATCGCAATTTTACATGTATTcctcgtttttatttcttttgcaattctccgtttgcttgtttgtcaGGTGTATTTTTGATAGTGACAGTCATGCATCAAGCAAAGTAAATCCGGACTATGTCTACACACACCGTCATGCAGTCAGACATTTTCCTGACATTGTTTTAATATGcatgcaataaaaattataggGTAGATAATAGCTACCACCCTGTCTATATTGGTGAATCCTCTGTTTCTCAAACAAGAATGTATCCAGGTTTTACTGTAATCTAAGTCGATGGTAAACTTGAATATTAAACTCCACAATATAATTGAACGCCACCTCTTATCTGATAATAAATTTTATCAATAAAGTGACAAGTGCGATCGACAACAGAAATTTATTAGCAGGTATCCTTCTGGACTTATCTAAAGTGTTCAATACAATGGATTGCTCTAtcttatttccaaaaatataaattatacCATAACAGGCATATAAGTATTTCATTGGGTTAAACCCTATACCTAtccaaaagaaagaaagcacTCCAGGTTAATGGAAAAACCTCCTGCAAAAATGGACTTGTTTGTCGGGTCCCTCAGGAATCCATCTTTGGCCCTTTATTCTTTTTGATATTATATATTAATGACCTCCCAAATTGCCTTAGAGATGCAGATTGCATTCTTTTTACTATTATCTTTATTGTCAGTTATTTCTGTGGATCCAACTCATCTGTATAAGTGTGTATGCTCAGGAGTATTCGATCCATGTAAATTTTCCCTGGTTGAGTGTAAGTGACTGATCTGTCAGCCTTGCATCATAGTCATCAATGAGTTTGCAAATTACCTGCTACAGTCACAACAGCGCCACTACTTACTGATGACctgtgactatcaaaaagagCGCATGACCCATTTTTTATTGTGTGGATGCCAACTGATTTTCCACACCCAACCAGAACTCCATACTTATTAGCAGATGTGCTCTGAACATAGTCTTTTAGACTACTGTAACCATTAACATTACTGAAATAGAACACCTGGTCCCTTGACTGGATGTTACAATCATTCCCAAAAGAATTTACCACATCATCAACATCTAAGTAAATAGAAGTGTCTCCATACAGGTCATCATATAGCCTGTTTCCTTCACATATAGCATTGGTCACACACTCCACCTATGTCTGAGGCAGTTGCTGCCATAAGAGTGAAACATCAAGAGACTGCTGTACACAGATGGCTCCAAATACAACTGCAATAACTGTACATGCATTGCTCCCCTGTCTTCCACCTATTGTGGGCTGGGAAATTTCGACAGGAAATACAAATTTAATCAGAGTAGGTGAAAGCAAGTTACACTTTACAGCAATGATGTTTGTGTTGACCTCCAAAGATCCATTTACATTTATAGGTACATCTCTATAACCCTTTTCTGCATTTCTATTTCGAAccatttcttcttttctataTATTAGCTTTCCTAGTGATGGGCCATAGCTCAGAGCAGACAGGTTACCACCACTAGcatgtttcaaaacactaaaGATGGACTCTAGTGCACTACTGTTTAGACGTAAAGGGCAAGTACTAGATTAGTAAAGAACCattcaaaaaaggaaagaaatccATGCACTAGTATCCTCAACAGATCCCAATTCTgcaaaaaatataatattacaTACATTAGCATTTTTCTAACAACattaataaacattttacaCTCAGTTGTCAAAGTTGCAACATCCTTCACTTTAGATGCATTGTTAAAAGGCTACAATTTCTATATTTTACTTAACATTGATTTGCATTAGCAGTGGAATAAATGTAGACAGAACTgtgttattttcagttttctggGAATAATTACCTGCCATGCCAGAAACATTTTCTGTCATGCTCTCTTGGTGTTGTTAGAGTACACTGTAAGAGAAGGGACATTGCAAAAGCCAAATCAAGTGGAGTAAAAGATACCTGGCTATATTGTAGCAATACTATACAATAATTATGAGATCCTGGTCACCTATAAAATCATATGGTGATTTTACAACAAGTAAACAGAAGTTAATGAAACTTAAATGGAAATTAAAGGTCAAGTAAAGTTAATCAACATTTCACTTACCTGTTTGAGAGTGGAGATAGCACCACATCTCAAAGAACTTAAGGCCATTACTGATGCTGTTGAGGACCTGGCTGCTATTGCTACTTAACAAGCCTCTCTCAAATAGTAGGTTACATGCTTCTAAGAACTCTGATACTTTAGCAGCTGCAGCACCATGCATATCTTTGATGGCTGTTATCATGTAACGTTGCTATTATGAATCCATAGAATATGATATATTACTAAAAGATTGGCAGTTTTCATGACTTTCATGATAAGAAATTTCGGCTTTTTCCTTGACCTTCCTGTTGATGTAAGTGACTGCGCGGCGGCATTCTGAGCACACATTTCACCAGCGAGGATCGTAGGACGTACGATGCACCAGCAAGCGCTTTTCCGCTTGGGATATGCCAGAATTTGCAGGTCTTACTGTGAGCTGTGTTTCGAGATGAATGAAGTACCTTTGATGGCAGTTAGCCGAGCGTTCCCTCTACATCCTTTAAACCAACTAGCCCTGGGCAGAGAACGTAAGTACTGGCGAACTTAGAGCTGACCAGCGCGATTAGTTCCGCGGTTGATTCTCCGCTTAGCGACATCTTGCCTTCCTCTAATTCTAAATTCCTGAAGTTCAGCACTTCACTTTGTAGTTTCCACGCACCATTCGGGAAAATAAGTAGCCTTACTGACCTAAATGGTCCAATATCCTTTTCAAAATTACTTTTCTTCGAAGGGTATACAACAAGGACGAAGTGAATTAACTCAGTACGGTCCCTTTCCTGTTCTCCTAGGAGAGGCGAGTCCTAGTTGTCAATGGAAGCGAGTTCACTCGAGTAGCCCTCTTCCAGCAGGACATGACACCAGTTTTCTGTAACACCTTGATCTTTTTCGCGTTGAGTAGCCCGTATATCGCTTGATGAAATCCTCTGGAGAAGTTTCTTCCTTCATAGAGACTTGATTTCAATGGGACAGGCTGTAGTGGATTCCTTCGGTGAAGACGACCTCCATAATTTCAGCGAGTCGGATGCTCCAATTCCAGAATTTCCACTTGGATCTATCAACCGTTTCATAACTGGAGCTTTctgtatatttttctttcagtatGCACCGAGTAACTTGGACGTAAATGGCAAAGACTGACCAACAAAATATGGCAAATCATTTATTCGGCACATTTGCATGAGCGCTGGCAACCACGACAACCAATTGTTAATTTGGCGGGAAGTCTAAAACTATAAATAGCCCTATCTACTTCTGTGCTGGTGGCCATTATCAATACAGATGGAGGCTCCAACTGATAGGCTCCTGTTTTTGCCCATTCCAGGTGACACAACGAAGAGTATGTGCCTGTGAAGCTGGAGCCTCTTTGGAGGGTTTCCGCAGTGTTTACTACTGTTGTAGTGGGCGCCCTGTTTTAAAAACAGTCTCGCGTGTCAAGTTACTCTCTAGTGATGTGTTTGTGCCAATGGAATACCGTTCTCCTTAGACGTTATTTCATTGCTCATCGAAGTATGCCGCTTGGTGAAACAATACAAACCTAGGGGCAGGTT contains:
- the LOC141866983 gene encoding nucleolar protein 56-like, encoding MVLFVLYEHASGYAVFKVIAQEEIGVLLPEVQESVNDLARFGKLIKLSAFSPFKSGTNALDNTNCVSEGVVHDDLKTFLEANVPTGKKKKKVALGVADPKLGAAIQESVSIFCESGGVVLEVLRGIRCHFAKMIKGLTGPMAAKAQLGLGHSYSRAKVKFNVHRVDNMIIQSISLLDQLDKDINTFSMRIREWYSYHFPELVKIVPDNYMYARVAQFVKSRKDLTKDSVEGLEEIVMDSAVAKAIYDASRSSMGMDISPIDLINIQVFASKVIGLADYRKSLHGYLISKMNQVAPNLACLVGEQVGARLISHAGSLTNLAKYPASTVQILGAEKALFRALKKKGNTPKYGLIFHSSFIGRAGAKNKGRISRYLANKCSIASRIDCFSETQTNLFGQKLHEQVEDRLKFYETGDTPRKNIDVMKDAIAEFNEQSTRTNGGTSEKKKKKKKKEKKVKEEPVEEEEEESVLVENGHDDGSSKKEKKKKGKGEKRKTEEDEEEEEAQEVVAAAVKEEESDEPPKKKKKKKQRTADE